The sequence below is a genomic window from Bosea sp. F3-2.
GCCGCCGGCATCACCGTGGCGGAGCCGGGTCAGACACGCATCAGCGTGGCCTGACCCGGAAATTGCAGCTCAATAATAGTAACGTCGGCGGTAGTAATAGCGCGGGCGGTAGTAGTATCGTGGACGGTAATAATACCGCGGGCGATAGTAGCGCCGACGATAATAATAGCGCGGGCGACGATAGTAGTAGTACTGGCTGAATTCGGCGTCGGTCTTGTCCAGCGCCTCCTTCATGTCGGCCGGAACGGCTTCATCGCCCCTTGCGGGCTCGGCTTCCGGCTTCAGGGCCGGCTTCGGCTGGGCCGCTTCGGCGGCGGCGATGCCGCCCATGCCGGCAGCGGCGAAGCCTCCGACCAGCGTCATCAGGAATGAGCGTCTGTCCACGACGACCTCCAGGCTGTTGTCTCCATATCGTCCGTGCATTCTTAGAGCCTGAATGCCGGCAGGAAGTAATGCGTTTGAAGGATGCTTTGTTCCCCGACGCGCGGTTTTCTTCCTTATGGTTAGGGCCAAGGCTGCGCTCAATCCACGGCGTTCAGCGGGCGGGCAACGCTCTCGAGCGGCCGGCGTTCGGCGCGGATCGCGAAACGGCCCGCAATGAAGGCCGCCGCCAGCATCAGCGCGGCGCCGAGCAGATAGCCGCCGAACACGCTGCCGCGCGAACCGGTGTCGATCAGGATGCCGAAGAGCCAGGGACCGGCGACGCCGCCCACGCCGGTGCCGATCGCGTAGAACGCGGCGATGGCGAGCGCGCGCATCTCGACCGGGAAGGTTTCCGAGACCGTGAGATAGGCCGAGCTCGCGGCGGCGGAGGCGAAGAAGAAGACGATGCTCCAGCACAAGGTGAGCTGCGAGGCGGTGAGCCAGTCCTTCCAGAAGAGATAGCCGGTTCCGGTCAGCAGCAGGCCCGACAGAGCGTAGGTCGCCGCGATCATCACGCGCCGGCCGATCGTGTCGAAGAGCCGCCCGATCAGCAGGGGGCCAAGGAAGTTGCCGACCGCGAAGGGCAGGATGAACCAGCCGATCTGCTGCGAGGGCACGCCGTAGAAATCGGTCAGGATCAGCGCATAGGTGAAGAAGATGGCGTTGTAGAAGAAGGCTTGCGACAGCATCAGCGAAAGGCCGACAAGTGCGCGCTCGCGATGAACCACGAAGAGCGCGCGGAAGACCTCGCCGAGCGGGGTCGCGGGCCGCGGGCGCAATCGGGTCCGTGTCAGCACCTCGCTTGTCGGCGCGATGAAGCCGGCGCGGCGCTCGATATCGGCGACGATGGCGGTGGCGCGCTCCGGATGGCCGTGGCTGATCAGCCAGCGCGGGCTCTCCGGAATCCATTGCCGCAGGATCAGGATGACGAGGCCCAGCAGGGCGCCGATGAAGAAGGCGAGGCGCCAGCCATATTCCGGATCGATCCGGGCTGGATCGAGCAGGACGATGGCGCCGAGCGCGCCGAGCGCCGCGCCGACCCAGAACGAGCCGTTGATGACGAGATCGGTCCAGCCGCGTACGCGGGCCGGGACGAGTTCCTGAATGGTGGAGTTGATCGCGGTGTATTCGCCGCCGATGCCCATGCCGGTCAGGAAACGGAAGACGATGAAGCTCGCGACGTTCCAGGAGAAGGCGGTCGCTGCCGTCGCGGTGAGGTAGACGAGAACCGTGATGGTGAAGAGCTTCTTCCGGCCGAGCCGGTCGGTGAGCCAGCCGAAGAAGACGGCACCGAGCACCGCACCGGCGATATAGGCTGCGCCGGCGAGACCGATCTCGGTGTTGGTGAATTTGAGGACCGGACTTTCCTTCAATGCGCCGGAAACGGAGCCGGCGAGCGTGACCTCGAGGCCGTCGAGAATCCAGGTGATGCCGAGCGCGACGACGACGAGCGTGTGGAAGCGCGACCAGGGCAGGCGGTCGAGGCGGGCGGGGACGTCGGTCTCGACGACGGGACGCTCTGCTCCCAGTGGTTGGGCGTGCTGCACGGGTTATCCCCGACGATAAACGGCGCTCTTGCGGCGCTTTGAGGCGGGCGAGCGCCGGCCGGGACGAGCGGCTGCGCGCGAATGATGCATGCGACCCCCGGTCGAGCCGGCGCGCTGCGTCGAAACGCAAACGATCGATGCCCGTGAAGGTTCCGGTGATGCATTCAGGCACAGGCCCTCGCAGGCTGGCTTAACCAATCATTCACCATGAACCCGGCAAGAATTGCCGGGTTGCGCTCCGCTTCGGAGCGCTGGCCCGCCATGGGCGGGCACGAGGCGGCGGAGCGGTCGATGACCGATGTGACGGCGGGGCAGGGGAGAGGGTTCAGCCTTCCCGATCGCGGCGCGATGGGAAAGCTGTTCAACCGGCCGGACCTGTTCCTCGCCGTGGGCGTCATGGGCATCCTGGTGGTGCTCATCTTCCCGATGCCGGCGCTGCTGCTCGACCTGATGCTGGCGCTCTCGATCATCCTGTCGGTGCTGGTGCTGATGACCGCGCTCTTCATCGAGGAGCCGCTGGAGTTCTCGGCCTTCCCGACCGTGCTGCTGATCGTCACCATGTTCCGTCTGGCGCTGAACCTCGCCTCGACACGTCTCATCCTCGCGCATGGGCACGAGGGCACGGCGGCGGCGGGCCATGTCATCGAGGCCTTCGCCGGCTTCGTGATGAGCGGCAATTTCGTGATCGGGGTGATCGTCTTCACCATCCTGATCATCGTGAACTTTGTCGTCATCACCAAGGGTTCCGGCCGCATCGCCGAGGTGGCGGCGCGCTTCACCCTCGACGCCATGCCGGGCAAGCAGATGGCGATCGACGCCGATCTTTCGGCCGGCCTGATCGACCAGGAGACCGCCAAGGTCCGCCGCAAGGCGCTGGAGGATGAATCTTCCTTCTTCGGCTCGATGGACGGCGCCTCGAAATTCGTGCGCGGCGATGCCATCGCCGCCCTGCTGATCACCTTCATCAATGTGCTCGGCGGCATCATCATCGGCGTGGCGCAGCAGGGGCTGAGCTTTGGCGATGCGGCGCATAACTACACCCAGCTCACCGTCGGCGACGGTCTCGTCAGCCAGATCCCGGCGCTGATCGTCTCGACGGCCGCGGGCCTGCTCGTCTCGAAGGCCGGCGTGCGTGGCGCTGCCGACAAGGCGCTCGGCAAGCAGCTTTCCGGCTATCCCAAGGCGCTCGGCATGTCGGCGGCGGTGATGCTGCTGATCGCTCTCCTGCCCGGCATTCCGATGCTGCCCTTCCTACTGCTGGCGGGTGGCGCCGGTTTTCTGGCCCGCCATTTCGGCCGGGCAGCCAAGGCGCGCGAGGCCGAGCAGGCGCTCGCCGGCACGGCGCAGCCCGGCGCGGCGCTGGCGGCCGACGGCTCGCCCCGCGAGGAGACGCTGAACGACCTGCTCAAGATGGACGAGCTGAAGATCGAGATCGGCTACGGGCTCTTGCCGCTGGTCAATGCCACGGGCGGACAGGACCGGCTGACCGATCAGGTGCGGGCGCTGCGCCGCCAGCTCGCCGCCGAGCTCGGCTTCGTCATGCCGGCGGTTCGCATCGTCGACAACGTCCAGCTCGAGGCAAACCACTACTACATCAAGATCAAGGAGATCGATGCCGGTCATGGCATCGTCTATGCCGGTCTGTACATGGCGATGGATCCGATGGGTGGCTCGGTGAACCTGCCCGGCCACAACGTCCTGGAGCCGACCTTCGGCCTGCCGGCGACCTGGATCGACGGCGCCCTGCAGGACGAGGCCCAGCTGCGCGGCTACACAGTGGTCGATGCCGCGACCGTGATCTCGACGCATCTGACGGAAGTGCTGAAGTCGAACATGCCGGAGCTGCTCTCGCATGGCGAGGTGCAGAAGCTGCTGCGCGAGCTGCCGAAGGACCATGCCGATCTCGTCAAGGAGATCGTGCCGAACCAGATCTCGACCACCGGCATCCAGCGCGTGCTGCAACTGCTGCTCTCCGAGCGCATCTCGATCCGCGATCTGCCGACCATCATCGAGGGCATTGCCGAAGTCTCGGCCAGCGTCCGGAACCCCCGCGACATCGCCGAGCATGTCCGCGCCCGGCTGGCGCGCCAGATCTGCGCGCAGTTCTCGAACCAGCATGGCGTCCTGCCGATCATCACGCTGTCGCCGGCCTGGGAAGGCGTCTTCGCCGAGTCCATCATCGGCCAGGGCGAGGACCGGCACCTTGCCATGCAGCCCTCGCGGTTGCAGGAATTCGTGCATCACGTCCGCGACAAGTTCGAGGATGCGGCGCGCATCGGCGAGATGCCGGCGCTCGTCACTTCGGCCATGGCGCGGCCCTTCGCGCGCCAGATCATCGAGCGCTTCCGGCGCGAGACGCCGGTGCTGTCGCAGGCCGAGATCCATCCGCGCGTGCGTCTCAAGACGGTCGGCAGCGTCTGACGGCCTATCGAACCTCACCGTCATTGCGAGCGCAGCGAAGCAATCCAGGGGGACTGGGTTGAACGTCTCACCCAGTCCCCCTGGATTGCTTCGTCGCTTTGCTCCTCGCAATGACGGTCGCGCCTCCCGTTTCCACGGGGCTCCGATGCCTGCGGTGCAATGGTCAGCGCTGTGAGCTGCGGCTAAGCGGAGGCCATGTCGCGCAACGCTGCCCTTTTTGCCGTGATGTGCCTCGTCTGGGGGCTGACCTGGCTGCCGGTCAAGGTCGGTGCATCGCATGTGCCGCCGGTCTTCCTGGCAGCGGCGCGCTTCACCATCGCCGGTTTCCTGATGCTGGTCTGGGCCGGGCGCGACGTGCCGAAGGTGCCGCGCGATGCCTGGCCGCGGCTGATCGGCACGGCGCTCCTGCTCAACACCGGCAACTACACCCTGCTGTTCTGGGGCACGGCGCATGCGCCGAGCGGGCTCGCGGCCATCGTCAATTTCGCGACGATTCCGATCTATACCCTGCTGGCTACCCGAGCCTTCGAGGGCGAGCGCATCGACGGACACAAGCTCGCAGCGATCGGGCTCGGTACGGCCGGCCTTGGCTTCCTGTTCGCGACGCGCGCTCTTGGCGGGCTTTCATCGGCGCAAGGCGATCCGCTCGAGGCGTGGGCGCTTGCG
It includes:
- a CDS encoding MFS transporter, with the translated sequence MQHAQPLGAERPVVETDVPARLDRLPWSRFHTLVVVALGITWILDGLEVTLAGSVSGALKESPVLKFTNTEIGLAGAAYIAGAVLGAVFFGWLTDRLGRKKLFTITVLVYLTATAATAFSWNVASFIVFRFLTGMGIGGEYTAINSTIQELVPARVRGWTDLVINGSFWVGAALGALGAIVLLDPARIDPEYGWRLAFFIGALLGLVILILRQWIPESPRWLISHGHPERATAIVADIERRAGFIAPTSEVLTRTRLRPRPATPLGEVFRALFVVHRERALVGLSLMLSQAFFYNAIFFTYALILTDFYGVPSQQIGWFILPFAVGNFLGPLLIGRLFDTIGRRVMIAATYALSGLLLTGTGYLFWKDWLTASQLTLCWSIVFFFASAAASSAYLTVSETFPVEMRALAIAAFYAIGTGVGGVAGPWLFGILIDTGSRGSVFGGYLLGAALMLAAAFIAGRFAIRAERRPLESVARPLNAVD
- a CDS encoding EamA family transporter, with product MSRNAALFAVMCLVWGLTWLPVKVGASHVPPVFLAAARFTIAGFLMLVWAGRDVPKVPRDAWPRLIGTALLLNTGNYTLLFWGTAHAPSGLAAIVNFATIPIYTLLATRAFEGERIDGHKLAAIGLGTAGLGFLFATRALGGLSSAQGDPLEAWALAAVAAGTLLYCVGAVLARPIAGSMPTLTLAGWQTLIGGIGLTAVSLAVEPVGYDDLARLVLWPVLPAVVFLVIGGSLMGFTIYMRLLRDWGAFRAGLYAFISPAIAVAVGVLALHEPFGWSEATGALLMFGAAAIALKRPSPKPARAVTA